CCATCAAAACGCAATCAGGATGATTATATGCAATACTTTGTGCTATATTTTGTAATAATATCGTTTTTCCGGCTTTAGGAGGTGCTACAATTAAGCCTCTTTGACCTCTACCAATTGGAGATGACAAGTCTAATACTCTAGAAGTTAAATCTTCTTTAGAACCATTACCTCGTTCCATTTTTAATCTAGAATTAGCATGTAAGGGAGTGAGATTTTCGAACAATATTTTATTACGTGAGTTTTCTGGTTGATCATAATTTACTGTATTTACTTTTAATAAAGCAAAATATCGTTCTCCTTCTTTAGGAGGTCTGATTTTTCCAGAAATTGTATCTCCAGTTCTTAAGTTAAAACGACGAATTTGACTAGGGGATACATAAATATCATCAGGACCAGCTAAATAAGAACTATCTGAAGATCTCAAAAAACCAAAACCATCTTGCAAAATTTCTAAAACACCATCTCCAAATATATCTTCTCCACTTTTTGAATGTTGTTTAAGTATAGAAAAAATAATATCTTGTTTACGTATACGTGCTAAATTTTCAAGACCGATTTTTTCACCTAAAATAATAAGCTGTGATACCGATGTATTTTTTAAAACAGTAAGATTCATAATAGTGACTTTCTCAATCTATTTGAAAAAAAATCTATAAAATACTTTATATATAAAAAGATTACTATATATAGAATTATTAAATAATTTATATTAAGTGGGTTATTTTTATATAAAAATATAATGATATTATTGTAAATGAAAGATGAATTTTTAAAATATAAATAAAAAAAAATTAATTTTTATTAAATAATTATTTATTTTATTATTTTCACCCATATTAAAAAATTAAAAAAAATAAAATAATTTATCTAATCTAATAATTTTTTATCCAAAAAATCTTTCAATTCTGTTTTCGATAAAACACCTATCTTAGTTCCTATAATTTTATTTTTATTAAATAATAATAAAGTAGGAATACCTCGTATAGAATATTTTATAGGTATTTTTTTATTAGTATCAATATTAATTTTTCCAACAATAATTTTTTTTAAATATTCATTAGCAATTTCTTCTAAAATAGGTGATAATATTTTACAAGGTCCACACCAATCCGCCCAAAAATCTACTAAAACATATTTTGAAGCTAGAAAAACTTCTTTTTTAAAATTTTGATCTGTTAATTCAATAATTTTAGTAATTTTCATAAAAATCCTTATATATATTTTTTGTAATAAAAATTATTTTAATAATAAATAATTTTATTTATTAAAAAAATAATTATTTTTAATATAAAATTAATACATATTATTAAAAACAATATATACAATTTTTTTCTTAATAAATCATTATTTTTATTTCATTGTATACTTTATCCAAGAAATTTCTTTTTTTGGTAACTCAAATAAAAAACGACTTGGTTTTAAATCAACAACCATACCAAATTTTTTCTTTTTTTTACAAAAACTAAGAAGTAATTGATTTTTTGCTCTTGTGATTCCTACATACATTAAACGACGTTCTTCTGTAATATTACCGTCTATAATACTTTTATGGTGAGGTAAAGTTCCTTCTTCTAAACCAATAATACAAACTACCGAAAATTCTAATCCTTTTGATGCATGTATTGTCATTAGTTGCAACTGATCTAATTCTTGATTTTCATCATCCTGAATGGAATTATTAAAATCACCACAAAAAAAACGTATTAATACATCCTCTAATTTCATAGGTAAATTAAAATTATCACCAACTAACATTTTATTTAACTGATTTGAAAAAAAAATTATATTTTGTATTCTTTTTTCTGAAATAATTACATCATCATAATAAGACATAATCCATGCAAAATAATTTGTATCTTGAAGAATATTTTTTAAAATTTTTTCAGGTGAAACAGATAAAAAAGAAGAAAGTTTTAAAATCCATGAAGAAAAATTATTTAATCTCAATACAACACTTTTCATTAATTTTACTGTAATTCGTTGATCTGTACTAGCAATGAAAAGACTAATTTGATTTATCTTAGCAAAATTTTTTAATTTTTTAAGTGTAACTAATCCTATTCTTCGATTAGGAGTATTAATAATACGTAAAAAAGCTAGATCATCATTATGATTTATAATTAATCTTAAATATGCTAATAAATCTTTTATTTCTAATGAATCAAAAAAAGACCGACCTGAATGAATATAATAAGGAATATCTTGATAAATTAATTCTGATTCTACTACACGAGCTTGATAATTACTGCGATACAAAATCGCGTAATCTTTATATTTTTTGTTATTTTTTATTCTGTGTTTTTTAATAAATTTAATTATTTTTTGAGCTTCATTAATTTCATTAATTGACATAATTATATAAATTTTATTACCATAACCTAACTTGGAAAATAATTTTTTGTTAAAAAAATTAGTATTATTTGAAATTAAAATATTAGCCGCATGTAATATACAACCCGAAGAGCGGTAATTTTGCTCCATTTTAATAATATTTAAATTTTGAAAGTCATATTTTAATAAATGAAATATTTTTTGCTGAGCTCCCCTCCAAGAGTAAATAGATTGATCATTATCACCTACTACAGTAAAATTAGAATTATAATCACATAATAATTTAATTAATTCATATTGGCTAATATTAATATCTTGATATTCATCTACTAACAAATATTGAATTTTTTTTTGCCAACGTAATCTAACATTAACATTATTTTTTAATAGAAGAGTTGGTAAAAAAATTAAATCATTAAAATCTAATATATTATGTTGCTTAAGAAAATAATCATATTGTTCATAAAAAAAAATACAATTTTTTTCTAAAGAAGAATTAATGTGTTTACGTGCTAAATTTGGATTTAATAATTTATTTTTCCAACAAGAAATTTGATAAAGCAGTTTTTTTAAAAAAAAAACATTACTATTATCTGTATTATATATTATATTTTTTAAGAGACGTAATTGCTCATTTTCATCAAACAAAGTAAAATTTGATTTTAAACCTAATAATTTATATTCATTTCGAATAATTTTTAATCCAAGTGAATGAAATGTAGATATTGTAATATCCTGAATTTGATTAATAGTTAATTTTTCAAATAAACGCAATTCTATTTCTTTAGCTGCTTTATTAGTAAATGTAAGCGCAAAAATTTTTTTAGGATCATATTGATATATTTTAATTAATGCTATTATTTTATTAATTATAACGCTGGTTTTTCCTGAACCAGCTCCAGCTAAGATTAAACAAGGATTATTAATTATATGAATAGCTTTTTGTTGAATTTTATTTAATATCATAAATATAATACTGTAAAAATAATTTTAAATTAATATATTTTATTTAAAAAAATAAAAAAAATATTTATACAAAATACTTTTATACATAATTATATTAAATTAATTTTTATTATTATATGCTGTAGATTTCATAACATTCATATATAAACGTAATTTTTTTCCAATTTTTTCAATAGGATGTTTATCAACTAAATTATTTAAATTTAATAATTGAATATTACTAATATAAGATTCTTTAATTGATTCTCCTAAATCATCACTATGAAGTGATATTAAAAATTTTTTTAGTAAAGGAAGTGCTCGTTCTGAGAATAAATAACTGCCGTACTCAGCTGTATCTGATATTACTAAATTCATTTCATATAATCTCTTTCTAGAAATGGTATTTGTTATTAA
The nucleotide sequence above comes from Buchnera aphidicola (Cinara curvipes). Encoded proteins:
- the trxA gene encoding thioredoxin, whose protein sequence is MKITKIIELTDQNFKKEVFLASKYVLVDFWADWCGPCKILSPILEEIANEYLKKIIVGKINIDTNKKIPIKYSIRGIPTLLLFNKNKIIGTKIGVLSKTELKDFLDKKLLD
- a CDS encoding UvrD-helicase domain-containing protein; protein product: MILNKIQQKAIHIINNPCLILAGAGSGKTSVIINKIIALIKIYQYDPKKIFALTFTNKAAKEIELRLFEKLTINQIQDITISTFHSLGLKIIRNEYKLLGLKSNFTLFDENEQLRLLKNIIYNTDNSNVFFLKKLLYQISCWKNKLLNPNLARKHINSSLEKNCIFFYEQYDYFLKQHNILDFNDLIFLPTLLLKNNVNVRLRWQKKIQYLLVDEYQDINISQYELIKLLCDYNSNFTVVGDNDQSIYSWRGAQQKIFHLLKYDFQNLNIIKMEQNYRSSGCILHAANILISNNTNFFNKKLFSKLGYGNKIYIIMSINEINEAQKIIKFIKKHRIKNNKKYKDYAILYRSNYQARVVESELIYQDIPYYIHSGRSFFDSLEIKDLLAYLRLIINHNDDLAFLRIINTPNRRIGLVTLKKLKNFAKINQISLFIASTDQRITVKLMKSVVLRLNNFSSWILKLSSFLSVSPEKILKNILQDTNYFAWIMSYYDDVIISEKRIQNIIFFSNQLNKMLVGDNFNLPMKLEDVLIRFFCGDFNNSIQDDENQELDQLQLMTIHASKGLEFSVVCIIGLEEGTLPHHKSIIDGNITEERRLMYVGITRAKNQLLLSFCKKKKKFGMVVDLKPSRFLFELPKKEISWIKYTMK